The following proteins are co-located in the Aestuariirhabdus haliotis genome:
- the greA gene encoding transcription elongation factor GreA: MTKIPMTVEGEKALREELNQLKTVDRPRIIAAIAEAREHGDLKENAEYHAAREQQGFAEGRISEIEGKLSNAQVIDITAIAHTGKVIFGVTVTIVNIDTDEEVTYRIVGDDEADIKAGKLSVNSPIARALIGKEEGEEVVVKTPGGDVEYEIDQVQHLGGA, from the coding sequence ATGACTAAGATTCCAATGACCGTGGAGGGCGAAAAAGCCCTCCGCGAGGAACTCAATCAGCTTAAAACGGTTGATCGCCCGCGCATCATTGCGGCGATTGCCGAGGCGCGAGAGCACGGTGATCTCAAGGAAAACGCGGAATACCATGCTGCTCGCGAGCAGCAGGGCTTTGCCGAGGGACGTATCAGTGAAATTGAAGGCAAGCTGTCCAATGCCCAGGTAATTGACATTACGGCAATTGCTCATACGGGTAAGGTGATCTTTGGTGTTACGGTAACCATTGTTAATATCGATACCGACGAGGAGGTCACCTATCGCATTGTGGGCGATGACGAAGCCGATATTAAAGCCGGTAAATTGTCAGTGAACTCACCGATTGCTCGAGCCCTGATTGGTAAGGAAGAGGGTGAAGAGGTGGTGGTGAAAACTCCGGGTGGTGATGTCGAGTATGAGATTGATCAGGTTCAGCATCTTGGAGGTGCCTAG